One Candidatus Eisenbacteria bacterium DNA segment encodes these proteins:
- a CDS encoding metallophosphoesterase → MTPDVSRRAPGPGWPRASAATLLLTSIAVAVVLGCAAPGRLKYQAETMAPVPKDTVVRDYIGRPRRVQTWRPMFGDTLIGLVPGTGDTSKRYLGRLRTGFTADTLNFILMGDNRPGWRMARLQPEWSTLRHAISWNPVDVVRGVLTIPVVLFKGLYPDLALVRDMPNKIRNTPNWGREKEVLSAMMSQIDSLRLRGQDVAAVINTGDLVEDGRIPAHWERFLKIVQPLSSRVPYFAVAGNHERTDTELGVENWRTATGLPVGGDRLYYCFDSADGWVRFIALDTNPIVDPRNRWTRAVQVRYSDEQFTWLVDRVKEHPGPVLVMMHHPPFSAGFHRDEWQRDPVLRERRARMVRALHESGISILASGHEHAYQRALMTWPDAVLVTIMSGGGGAPMHNVPDSPVAGSMFAGYRVAGGEMKADNVVTARVFNFVMFRLWFGGGEFYTYGVDEKSKTWLIDKVQIDLKRYGIPKIDQRKIPVPPQKGPSEPANNEDMKPSVAAKEDSVSASKRILSKPPPGKKTPSGGR, encoded by the coding sequence ATGACTCCCGACGTCTCGAGAAGGGCGCCCGGCCCGGGATGGCCGCGTGCGTCGGCGGCCACCCTGCTCCTGACCTCGATCGCTGTCGCCGTGGTCCTCGGTTGCGCGGCGCCAGGACGCCTCAAGTACCAGGCCGAGACGATGGCCCCGGTTCCGAAGGACACCGTGGTGCGCGACTACATCGGCCGCCCGCGCCGGGTCCAGACCTGGCGTCCCATGTTCGGCGACACGCTGATCGGGCTCGTGCCGGGGACCGGCGACACGTCGAAGCGTTACCTCGGACGGCTGCGGACGGGCTTCACCGCCGACACGCTCAACTTCATCCTCATGGGAGACAACCGGCCCGGCTGGCGCATGGCGCGTCTGCAGCCGGAGTGGTCGACCCTGCGTCACGCCATCTCGTGGAACCCCGTCGACGTCGTCCGCGGGGTCCTGACGATCCCGGTCGTTCTCTTCAAAGGCCTCTATCCGGATCTGGCGCTGGTGCGTGACATGCCCAACAAGATCCGCAACACACCGAATTGGGGCCGTGAAAAGGAAGTCCTGAGCGCGATGATGTCGCAAATCGACTCCCTGCGCCTGCGCGGGCAGGACGTCGCCGCGGTGATCAACACCGGAGACCTGGTCGAGGACGGCCGGATCCCGGCGCACTGGGAGCGTTTCCTCAAGATCGTCCAGCCGCTGAGCTCTCGCGTCCCCTACTTCGCGGTGGCCGGCAACCATGAGCGCACCGACACCGAGCTGGGCGTCGAGAACTGGCGCACGGCCACCGGTCTCCCGGTGGGCGGCGATCGTCTCTACTACTGCTTCGACTCCGCGGATGGCTGGGTGCGGTTCATCGCGCTCGACACCAACCCCATCGTCGATCCGCGCAACCGTTGGACGCGCGCCGTGCAGGTCCGGTACTCCGACGAGCAGTTCACCTGGCTGGTGGACCGCGTGAAAGAACATCCAGGGCCGGTGCTGGTGATGATGCACCATCCCCCCTTCTCGGCGGGCTTCCACCGGGACGAGTGGCAGCGCGACCCGGTGCTCCGGGAGCGGCGCGCACGCATGGTGCGGGCGCTCCACGAGTCGGGGATCTCCATCCTCGCCAGCGGCCACGAGCACGCGTATCAACGAGCCCTGATGACCTGGCCGGACGCGGTGCTGGTCACGATCATGAGCGGCGGCGGTGGGGCGCCGATGCACAACGTGCCGGATTCGCCCGTCGCCGGTTCCATGTTCGCGGGCTACCGGGTCGCCGGCGGCGAGATGAAGGCCGACAACGTGGTCACCGCGCGAGTGTTCAACTTCGTGATGTTCCGGCTGTGGTTCGGCGGCGGCGAGTTCTACACCTATGGCGTCGACGAGAAGTCCAAGACCTGGCTGATCGACAAGGTCCAGATCGATCTCAAGCGCTACGGGATTCCGAAGATCGATCAGAGGAAGATCCCGGTCCCGCCGCAGAAGGGCCCGAGCGAGCCGGCGAACAACGAGGACATGAAACCGTCCGTGGCCGCCAAGGAGGATTCGGTCTCGGCCAGCAAGCGCATCCTCTCGAAACCACCTCCGGGCAAGAAGACTCCCTCCGGGGGCCGCTAA
- a CDS encoding phosphatase PAP2 family protein: MSESASLVRGADAQAVRGPRISPSSHVRRRTRLRRLTLAIGTVAFLGLAVVTYRAEPLPGDLEIARAVQTLDGPWIHAPLWALSAIGFPPIVGLLYAAIAFAIFLAGARREAFVAALATSGAAGLHRIMVDIAMRPRPSPDLLEVAHQLPIHSSFTAGHVQNATSFFGFLCYLLCVRMAPSLRRTLILHVLVFAMVGMGIARVYFGEHWPTDVIGGYLLGVLWLIVMMELYEWLEKRADRRSSNTAHKLHGVASPRSRRTNNSLRRMTLGLPDARHKGC, encoded by the coding sequence ATGAGCGAGAGCGCGTCGCTCGTTCGAGGCGCGGATGCGCAGGCCGTTCGCGGTCCACGCATTTCTCCCTCCTCCCACGTTCGGCGCAGGACGCGTCTGCGCCGCCTGACGCTCGCGATCGGAACGGTGGCCTTTCTCGGTCTGGCCGTGGTCACGTATCGCGCCGAGCCTCTTCCCGGGGACCTCGAGATCGCGCGCGCCGTGCAGACCCTCGATGGTCCATGGATTCATGCCCCGCTGTGGGCGCTGAGCGCGATCGGCTTCCCGCCCATCGTCGGGCTCCTCTACGCGGCGATCGCCTTCGCGATCTTCCTGGCCGGCGCCCGTCGCGAAGCCTTCGTTGCGGCGCTCGCCACGAGCGGCGCGGCGGGCCTGCATCGGATCATGGTCGACATCGCCATGCGTCCGCGTCCATCGCCGGATCTGCTCGAAGTGGCGCACCAGCTGCCGATCCACAGCAGCTTCACCGCGGGCCACGTCCAGAACGCGACGTCGTTCTTCGGCTTCCTCTGCTACCTGCTCTGCGTTCGCATGGCGCCTTCGTTGAGGCGGACCCTCATCCTCCATGTCCTCGTCTTCGCCATGGTGGGCATGGGGATCGCACGCGTGTACTTCGGCGAGCACTGGCCCACCGACGTGATCGGTGGATACCTGCTCGGCGTTCTCTGGCTGATCGTCATGATGGAGCTCTACGAGTGGCTGGAGAAGCGCGCTGACCGCCGAAGTTCAAACACGGCGCACAAATTACACGGTGTCGCCTCTCCACGCTCCCGGCGCACGAATAACTCCCTGCGGCGCATGACGCTTGGCCTTCCAGACGCGCGGCACAAGGGTTGCTGA
- a CDS encoding diacylglycerol kinase family protein, which produces MQTQPKSRTIAKSLKRKQRQHEQQLGRVEKAAARLERRKAKLLSIEAQLATLERRMAQPLRAEAGKGGITGFREAQLIFNPSAGRDPDHNALRLAKVVSALRAHGIEPRIGVKTSGKAAREIVRDARKSRVPLVVVAAGDGTIEEAASQLIGSDVVLGIVPLGTMNNLARCLGVPLEIEEACALIGMGATRHIDVGHIVSSDKPHVTYFLEGAGTGLSAIAALTGQSIEKHEWRIIPQALRKFFENKPGIMKVEMDDKVVEASTQIVTASNAPMMGKNMLVAPGAKMDDGMLDVVLYDGMGEAALVKHFMAAAGGTPEELPVHRARRVRITTDQPMHAHADKDLSAKHRVVEMEILPRSLTVIAGNGIGLSMPVEAAPSVPARKDMTPDANGAAAEWAKPAGESTRT; this is translated from the coding sequence ATGCAAACCCAACCGAAGTCACGAACCATCGCCAAGTCGCTGAAGCGAAAACAGCGGCAGCACGAGCAGCAGCTCGGGCGGGTGGAAAAGGCCGCGGCGCGCCTGGAGCGTCGCAAGGCCAAACTGCTGTCCATCGAGGCGCAGTTGGCCACCCTCGAGCGGCGCATGGCCCAGCCGTTGCGCGCCGAAGCCGGCAAGGGCGGGATCACGGGTTTCCGTGAGGCGCAGCTCATCTTCAATCCCTCTGCCGGACGCGATCCCGATCACAACGCGCTGCGACTCGCCAAAGTGGTGAGCGCCTTGCGCGCTCATGGGATCGAGCCGCGCATCGGCGTGAAGACCTCGGGGAAGGCGGCTCGTGAGATCGTGCGCGACGCGCGTAAGTCGCGGGTGCCGCTCGTGGTCGTCGCCGCGGGCGACGGCACCATCGAGGAGGCCGCCTCGCAGCTGATCGGGAGCGACGTGGTGCTCGGCATCGTCCCCCTCGGCACCATGAACAACCTCGCTCGCTGCCTGGGAGTTCCGCTGGAAATCGAGGAGGCGTGCGCGCTCATCGGGATGGGCGCCACGCGCCACATCGACGTGGGTCACATCGTTTCCAGCGACAAGCCGCACGTCACGTATTTCCTCGAAGGCGCGGGCACGGGGCTGAGCGCGATCGCCGCGCTGACCGGCCAGAGCATCGAGAAGCACGAGTGGCGGATCATTCCGCAGGCGCTGCGAAAGTTTTTCGAGAACAAGCCCGGAATCATGAAGGTCGAAATGGACGACAAGGTCGTGGAGGCTTCGACGCAGATCGTCACGGCCTCCAACGCGCCCATGATGGGCAAGAACATGCTGGTGGCGCCCGGAGCCAAGATGGACGACGGCATGCTCGATGTCGTGCTCTACGACGGCATGGGTGAGGCGGCGCTGGTCAAGCATTTCATGGCCGCCGCCGGCGGCACTCCCGAAGAGCTTCCGGTTCACCGCGCTCGGCGCGTGCGCATCACCACCGACCAGCCGATGCATGCCCACGCCGACAAGGACCTCAGCGCCAAGCATCGCGTGGTCGAGATGGAGATCCTGCCGAGGAGCCTCACGGTGATCGCCGGCAACGGCATCGGCCTGTCGATGCCGGTGGAAGCGGCGCCGAGCGTGCCGGCCAGGAAAGACATGACGCCGGATGCGAACGGAGCCGCGGCGGAGTGGGCCAAGCCGGCAGGCGAGTCAACCCGGACATGA
- a CDS encoding DUF1206 domain-containing protein: MAYSPAQGRDLQLGRNHGASGFRRARDRWLEGLMRFGQLARAFVFLIPAAFALRIAVSSKGDAIDQKEAIETLGNQPLGNVLVVIVAVGLAGYALWGLYRALLDPLKRGWSLAGVFTRLGYLTSGLAYGALLWFAVQIMLGTPHDERSTQEWTAGALARPFGSWIVIVIGLAWIAFAGLVQLWMALRASFMRDLDLSRMGPGEHVWARHLGRIGIASRAIVFILIGISLVMAGLRIDPEESRDLGGAFLKLLNEPFGRPALIAVASGLIAFGVYSILCVRWARVRPDEPPSAVPLPMTRYSMR; encoded by the coding sequence ATGGCCTATTCACCCGCCCAAGGCCGCGATCTCCAGCTGGGGCGCAACCATGGCGCTTCCGGTTTCCGGCGTGCGCGCGACCGCTGGCTGGAAGGTCTGATGCGCTTCGGTCAGCTGGCTCGCGCGTTCGTGTTCCTGATTCCCGCCGCGTTTGCGTTGCGCATCGCCGTGAGCTCGAAGGGTGATGCCATCGATCAGAAGGAGGCGATCGAGACGCTGGGCAACCAGCCGCTCGGGAACGTGCTCGTCGTGATCGTGGCGGTCGGTCTGGCGGGCTACGCCCTGTGGGGGCTGTACCGGGCGTTGCTCGATCCGCTGAAGCGTGGCTGGTCGCTCGCCGGAGTGTTCACCCGTCTCGGCTACCTGACCAGCGGCCTCGCGTACGGGGCGCTCCTGTGGTTCGCGGTGCAGATCATGCTAGGCACTCCCCACGACGAGCGCTCGACGCAGGAATGGACCGCCGGAGCACTCGCCCGCCCCTTCGGCTCGTGGATCGTGATCGTGATCGGACTCGCATGGATCGCGTTCGCCGGTCTGGTCCAGCTGTGGATGGCGCTGAGGGCGAGCTTCATGCGGGATCTCGATCTGTCACGCATGGGGCCGGGCGAGCACGTCTGGGCCCGGCATCTCGGCCGGATCGGAATCGCGTCTCGCGCCATCGTGTTCATCCTCATCGGCATTTCGCTGGTGATGGCGGGGCTTCGCATCGACCCCGAGGAGTCCAGGGACCTGGGCGGAGCGTTCCTCAAGCTGCTGAACGAGCCGTTCGGCAGGCCGGCGCTGATCGCGGTGGCCTCCGGCCTGATCGCGTTCGGCGTGTACTCGATCCTGTGTGTTCGCTGGGCACGGGTGCGGCCAGATGAGCCGCCGTCCGCCGTCCCTCTTCCCATGACCCGCTACTCGATGAGGTAG
- a CDS encoding phosphatase PAP2 family protein, which translates to MAHVAHAQHPGPRQKVNAQAIAPPPARRYRAALFQSYVIVAAVAFVTLAVVAHTVAYFPIDLSITRNIQAYHGVWFARVMFWVSWIGFPPQVQVLVGTIVFSLFVFGLRWEALCLLLASGGVLLGSLVKLIVYRPRPSADLIDVFAQLPSSSFPSGHTLEFTCLGGFLAFLAYSLLKPSTVRVVILSALGALVLLMGLSRIYQGQHWFSDVCGAYLFGSLWLIGTIRVYRWGKTRFFVRQPVAPNPGKQAA; encoded by the coding sequence TTGGCCCACGTCGCCCATGCGCAGCACCCAGGTCCCAGGCAGAAGGTCAACGCGCAGGCGATCGCCCCGCCTCCGGCGCGCCGCTACCGGGCCGCGCTGTTCCAGAGCTACGTCATCGTGGCCGCCGTCGCTTTCGTGACGCTGGCCGTCGTGGCGCACACGGTCGCCTACTTCCCGATCGATCTGAGCATCACGCGTAACATTCAGGCATACCACGGGGTCTGGTTCGCTCGCGTGATGTTCTGGGTGAGCTGGATCGGTTTCCCCCCGCAGGTCCAGGTCCTCGTGGGAACGATCGTGTTCTCGCTCTTTGTATTCGGATTGCGCTGGGAAGCGCTCTGTCTCCTGTTGGCCTCCGGCGGCGTGCTGCTCGGCAGTCTGGTGAAGCTGATCGTCTACCGGCCGCGGCCGAGCGCGGATCTGATCGACGTCTTCGCCCAGCTTCCCTCGTCAAGTTTTCCGAGCGGCCACACCTTGGAGTTCACCTGCCTCGGCGGGTTCCTCGCCTTCCTCGCGTACTCGCTGCTCAAGCCATCCACCGTTCGCGTCGTGATCCTGTCGGCGCTGGGCGCGCTGGTCCTGCTCATGGGTCTCTCGCGCATCTACCAGGGACAGCACTGGTTCAGTGACGTCTGTGGCGCGTACCTGTTCGGAAGCCTGTGGTTGATCGGCACGATCCGGGTCTACCGATGGGGCAAGACGCGATTCTTCGTTCGCCAGCCCGTGGCGCCGAACCCGGGCAAGCAAGCCGCTTAG
- a CDS encoding DoxX family protein codes for MTRARRLTYALLRIVVGVLFMQHGGQKLYGWFGGVGGPPGATVPLNSLMGVAGMLEFYGGLAIAIGLLTRPVAFLLAGEMAVAYFMSHFPRGFWPLQNRGEAAALYSFIFLFFSAHGAGGFSVDSLLFHRYRRHPHVDEGPLPEARSRVA; via the coding sequence ATGACGCGAGCCAGGCGGCTCACCTACGCCCTGCTCAGGATCGTCGTCGGTGTTCTGTTCATGCAGCACGGAGGCCAGAAGCTCTACGGGTGGTTCGGAGGGGTAGGTGGTCCTCCCGGCGCGACGGTCCCCCTCAATTCGCTGATGGGGGTGGCCGGGATGCTCGAGTTCTATGGAGGACTGGCGATCGCGATCGGTTTGCTGACCCGGCCGGTGGCCTTCCTGCTCGCGGGCGAGATGGCGGTCGCGTACTTCATGTCGCACTTCCCGCGCGGCTTCTGGCCGCTCCAGAACCGCGGCGAGGCGGCCGCGCTCTACTCGTTCATCTTCCTGTTCTTCTCCGCTCATGGAGCGGGAGGCTTCAGCGTCGACTCGCTGTTGTTCCATCGTTATCGACGACACCCTCACGTCGACGAGGGCCCGCTGCCCGAAGCACGGTCCCGCGTGGCTTAG
- a CDS encoding OmpA family protein has protein sequence MNKTQKGAVIGASTGAVIGGVIGNQTGSTTRGAILGAVVGGAAGGIIGNQMDKQAREIQQNIPGARVERVGEGIQVTFESGLLFDFDSAAIRGDARHNLDELARSLGRYPDSDLMIVGHTDAKGTASYNQDLSERRAQSAASYLYSRGVDRRIETLGRGEYEPISSNDYESGRQQNRRVEVAIYASEALKARAQREAGGQ, from the coding sequence ATGAACAAGACGCAGAAAGGCGCGGTGATCGGCGCCAGCACCGGCGCCGTGATTGGTGGCGTCATCGGCAATCAGACCGGCTCCACCACGCGTGGCGCCATTCTCGGCGCCGTGGTCGGCGGCGCGGCCGGCGGCATCATCGGCAACCAGATGGACAAGCAGGCGCGGGAGATCCAGCAGAACATCCCTGGCGCGCGCGTCGAGCGCGTCGGCGAGGGCATCCAGGTGACGTTCGAGTCCGGGCTTCTGTTCGACTTCGACTCGGCCGCGATTCGGGGCGACGCCCGCCATAATCTCGACGAGCTGGCCCGCAGCCTCGGACGTTATCCGGACTCCGATCTCATGATCGTCGGCCATACCGACGCGAAGGGCACGGCGTCATACAACCAGGATCTGTCGGAGCGCCGGGCGCAGTCGGCGGCGAGCTACCTCTATTCGCGCGGCGTGGATCGCCGCATCGAGACCCTGGGCCGGGGAGAATACGAGCCCATATCCAGCAACGACTACGAGAGCGGCCGTCAGCAGAACCGCCGCGTGGAGGTGGCGATCTACGCCAGCGAGGCCCTGAAGGCCCGGGCGCAGCGAGAGGCGGGTGGACAATGA
- a CDS encoding M48 family metallopeptidase, which produces MRPVFRTRGHPLAHAVVGGVAALMMMVSTATAQTVVKPGFNIFSVEQDVEIGRQSAAQVDRQIPAVSDAAINRYVQALGARLAAQAPGARYPYRFRVVNLAEVNAFALPGGFVYVHRGLLEQVRSEGELAGVMAHEIAHIALRHPTNQASKAYMTQAGLGILGGLLGGDRSSSSTGQVIGALGGFGLNTLFLKFSRSAETQADIVGAQIMDRAGYDPMEMAHFFNYLSRQAGGNPGRFAVFLSNHPAPSNREARVQQEARLLGRPASTAQIGDLAMVQSRSRRLPRAPTMAQLAQGQAAGAASLPAGTAGLSIERPSSTFRTVQQPRGLFQVQRPDNWSAYTSSRDHGVTIVPRGGSSGNRITHGVIINHYVPFDGSVGSSYPSSPTYGSGALASATEDLVRQLQNSNSYLDPIRGSQRRASIAGRSAMVVTMAGRSPGTGEEERIDVVTQQLADGHIVYVLLIAPRDEYSVLAPTFQRIVGSLRTDTRSSHG; this is translated from the coding sequence ATGAGACCGGTCTTTCGCACGCGGGGGCACCCGCTCGCTCACGCCGTGGTGGGCGGCGTCGCAGCGCTGATGATGATGGTCTCCACCGCGACGGCGCAGACCGTCGTCAAGCCGGGATTCAACATCTTCTCGGTGGAGCAGGACGTCGAGATCGGCCGGCAATCCGCGGCGCAGGTGGACCGGCAGATCCCCGCGGTGTCGGATGCGGCCATCAACCGTTACGTGCAGGCGCTCGGCGCTCGCCTCGCGGCTCAGGCGCCGGGAGCGCGCTACCCGTACCGATTCCGCGTGGTCAACCTGGCGGAGGTGAACGCTTTCGCGCTGCCGGGCGGCTTCGTGTACGTGCACCGCGGACTCCTCGAGCAGGTGAGGAGCGAAGGGGAGCTGGCCGGCGTCATGGCCCACGAAATCGCTCACATCGCGCTGCGCCACCCCACGAACCAGGCATCGAAGGCGTACATGACCCAGGCCGGCCTTGGCATCCTGGGCGGCCTGCTCGGCGGCGACCGCTCGTCGTCGTCCACGGGACAGGTGATCGGCGCGCTCGGGGGATTCGGCCTCAACACCCTGTTCCTCAAGTTCTCGCGCTCGGCGGAAACGCAGGCCGACATCGTGGGCGCGCAGATCATGGACCGCGCCGGCTACGACCCGATGGAGATGGCGCACTTCTTCAACTATCTGTCGCGTCAAGCTGGAGGGAACCCGGGCCGCTTCGCCGTGTTCCTCAGCAACCATCCCGCTCCGTCCAATCGAGAGGCGCGAGTCCAGCAGGAGGCGCGCCTTCTCGGACGGCCTGCGTCGACCGCGCAGATCGGCGATCTGGCGATGGTGCAATCACGGTCGCGGCGACTGCCGAGAGCCCCGACCATGGCGCAGCTCGCGCAGGGACAGGCCGCGGGCGCGGCGTCATTGCCGGCGGGAACGGCCGGGCTCTCGATCGAGCGGCCGTCGTCCACCTTCCGCACGGTGCAGCAGCCGCGCGGCCTGTTCCAGGTCCAGCGTCCCGACAACTGGTCGGCCTACACATCGTCGCGGGACCACGGCGTCACGATCGTGCCGCGAGGCGGTTCGAGCGGGAATCGAATCACGCACGGCGTGATCATCAACCACTACGTGCCCTTCGACGGCTCGGTCGGTTCCTCGTATCCGAGCAGCCCGACGTATGGGAGCGGAGCGCTGGCTTCGGCGACCGAGGACCTGGTTCGCCAGCTCCAGAATTCGAATTCCTACCTCGATCCGATCCGGGGATCGCAGCGCCGCGCGTCGATCGCCGGCCGATCGGCGATGGTCGTCACGATGGCCGGGCGATCGCCGGGGACGGGCGAGGAGGAGCGCATCGACGTGGTCACCCAGCAACTGGCCGACGGTCACATCGTCTACGTGCTGCTGATCGCGCCTCGGGACGAGTACTCCGTGCTCGCGCCGACGTTCCAGCGCATCGTGGGCAGCCTGCGGACGGACACGCGCTCGAGTCACGGATAG
- a CDS encoding DUF5916 domain-containing protein, whose product MLVPRLPSRLLAAVASLTLPLCVAWAAAPQPGPPITIKPAAAAITVDGDLSDPGWQGVEPVTTWFETRVGDNVEPQVKNVGYLAYDERYFYAAFRFDDPDPHKIRAPLGDHDQLSGSTDYGGVIIDAANDGKTAILFLANANGLLYDAVSNDATGEDSSPDYYWESEGKITDAGWNLEIKIPFTSLRYSNAVAPQMRILLYRNYPRERHYQFFSARLPRDVSCFICNSSPLEGLQNLPTSSHLVIAPYASAQRLDEPEAGLGTPLRDGNTDTEFGLDVKWSPLASLAIDGTINPDFSQIEADVAQIGANERFALFYPEKRPFFLEGIDLFSTPFQAVYTRSITSPSGGLRTTGRSGQTAFTALGARDRGGGLVILPGPEGSGAAEQDFESSVGVVRLRRDVGPSFVSFLATGRLNDESESIDSSGVALDGGHNAVFGPDFNWRPRPTDYFAGQALWSDTRTPNRPDLAGEWDGRKLTDHALLARWSHSDPRWDWFIQGQDIGPDFRADEGFIPQVGYREGYLEAGFTARPKDNFFSRIRLFTVNWYDEDSEGSPLYRRYSAGAGMDGKLNSFIRFEINHDDIKVGPEMFSRWRPYVIVQSSPGRVLNSVSIESFFGEEIDFDNAREGTGATIIGSVTVRPTDHLELRGNASVRWLDVDDPVLGAGRLFTAQVERLRAAYQFSSRMFVRLIGQYVQTERDPSLYTFGVDPKVAGFNGSALFAYKINWQTVFYLGYGDNREFDQSTDQLEASQRQSFAKISYAFQR is encoded by the coding sequence ATGCTCGTTCCTCGCTTACCGTCGCGCCTCCTGGCGGCGGTCGCTTCGCTCACGCTCCCGCTCTGCGTCGCATGGGCTGCCGCCCCACAGCCGGGCCCTCCGATCACGATCAAGCCGGCCGCGGCCGCCATCACGGTCGACGGAGATCTCTCGGATCCGGGCTGGCAAGGCGTCGAGCCCGTGACGACCTGGTTCGAGACCCGCGTGGGAGACAATGTCGAGCCGCAGGTCAAGAACGTGGGCTACCTCGCTTATGACGAGCGCTACTTCTATGCCGCGTTCCGCTTCGACGATCCCGATCCTCACAAGATCCGCGCGCCGCTCGGCGACCACGACCAGCTCTCGGGTTCGACCGATTACGGCGGAGTGATCATCGACGCGGCCAACGACGGCAAGACCGCGATCCTCTTCCTCGCCAACGCCAACGGCCTGCTCTACGACGCGGTGAGCAACGACGCCACGGGCGAGGACAGCTCGCCGGACTACTACTGGGAGTCCGAAGGCAAGATCACGGACGCCGGCTGGAATCTCGAGATCAAGATTCCGTTCACGTCGCTGCGCTACAGCAATGCCGTGGCGCCTCAGATGCGCATCCTGCTCTACCGGAACTACCCGCGCGAGCGCCACTACCAGTTCTTCTCCGCGCGGCTTCCCAGGGACGTGAGCTGTTTCATCTGTAACTCGAGCCCCCTGGAGGGTCTCCAGAACCTGCCGACGTCGTCCCATCTGGTCATCGCTCCTTACGCCAGCGCCCAGCGTCTCGACGAGCCGGAAGCAGGGCTCGGAACGCCGCTCCGGGACGGAAACACGGACACGGAGTTCGGTCTCGACGTGAAGTGGAGCCCGCTCGCCAGTCTGGCGATCGACGGCACCATCAACCCGGACTTTTCCCAGATCGAGGCGGACGTGGCGCAGATTGGCGCCAACGAGCGCTTCGCGCTCTTCTACCCGGAGAAGCGACCGTTCTTCCTCGAAGGCATCGATCTCTTCTCGACGCCATTCCAGGCGGTCTACACGCGAAGCATCACGTCACCGAGCGGCGGCTTGCGCACCACCGGCCGCTCCGGGCAAACGGCCTTCACCGCGCTCGGCGCACGGGACCGCGGGGGTGGTCTCGTCATCCTTCCTGGTCCGGAAGGATCGGGGGCCGCGGAGCAGGACTTCGAATCCTCGGTCGGCGTCGTGCGCCTCCGCCGCGACGTCGGGCCGTCATTCGTCAGCTTCCTCGCCACCGGGCGCCTGAACGACGAATCCGAGTCGATCGATTCGAGCGGCGTGGCGCTCGACGGAGGTCACAACGCGGTCTTTGGTCCCGACTTCAACTGGCGGCCTCGCCCGACGGACTACTTCGCCGGCCAGGCGCTGTGGAGCGACACCCGCACGCCCAACCGCCCCGATCTCGCGGGGGAGTGGGATGGCCGCAAGTTGACGGATCACGCGTTGCTGGCCCGCTGGTCGCACAGCGACCCGAGATGGGACTGGTTCATCCAGGGACAGGACATCGGACCGGATTTCAGGGCCGACGAGGGCTTCATCCCGCAAGTGGGCTATCGCGAAGGCTACCTCGAAGCGGGCTTCACCGCGCGGCCGAAGGACAATTTCTTCTCGCGCATTCGTCTCTTCACCGTGAACTGGTATGACGAGGACAGCGAAGGCAGCCCGCTGTATCGCCGCTACTCGGCGGGCGCGGGCATGGACGGCAAGCTCAACAGCTTCATCCGCTTCGAGATCAATCACGACGACATCAAGGTCGGACCGGAGATGTTCTCGCGCTGGCGGCCGTACGTCATCGTGCAGTCGAGTCCAGGCCGGGTGCTGAACTCGGTCTCGATCGAGAGCTTCTTCGGCGAAGAGATCGACTTCGACAATGCGCGCGAAGGCACCGGAGCGACGATCATCGGCAGCGTCACCGTGCGGCCGACGGATCATCTCGAGCTGCGCGGGAACGCGAGCGTGCGGTGGCTGGACGTGGACGATCCGGTCCTCGGCGCCGGCCGCCTGTTCACCGCCCAGGTCGAGCGGCTGCGCGCGGCCTACCAGTTCAGCTCGCGGATGTTCGTGCGCCTCATCGGGCAATACGTGCAGACGGAACGGGATCCATCGCTCTATACGTTCGGCGTCGATCCCAAGGTCGCGGGCTTCAATGGCTCGGCCTTGTTCGCATACAAGATCAACTGGCAGACCGTGTTCTATCTGGGATACGGGGACAATCGCGAGTTCGACCAGAGCACGGATCAGCTGGAGGCGAGTCAGCGGCAGTCCTTCGCCAAGATCTCGTACGCTTTCCAGCGCTAG